A region from the Sandaracinus amylolyticus genome encodes:
- a CDS encoding TRAP transporter TatT component family protein yields the protein MNQRSSSQPRLARSLGIVIALVAVPASLPLFGCDTGVFAANTTIGVMRRASPGVQRMRDPEILEIAFPASIQQMEGLLEIKPDDNVLRAMLGRSYASFGYGFIEDDYEVAQLSDDATEEQIEHLRERASQAYLRGREVAIGGLDMARPEGGGLLAVQSQGLEAFTAHVNRFDSRENHAPLLFWAAYNWVRWISLHRDDMGAIADLAYVTALAERAYELDQTYMDYGPIALRAGLMAAAPPQLGGRPQDARVELERAIELTERKNLLYLVTMAQLVAIPLQDRALFESMLNEVVAFDVDSFPDQRIPNLLAQRRARRLLAQIDDLVPPPIEDEGEAEGEASEPSASVDGAASPSST from the coding sequence ATGAACCAACGCAGCTCTTCTCAACCGCGCCTCGCTCGCTCGCTCGGGATCGTCATCGCGCTGGTCGCGGTGCCCGCGAGCCTTCCTCTCTTCGGATGCGACACGGGAGTGTTCGCGGCGAACACGACGATCGGCGTGATGCGCCGCGCGTCGCCGGGCGTGCAGCGCATGCGCGACCCCGAGATCCTCGAGATCGCGTTCCCCGCGTCGATCCAGCAGATGGAGGGCCTGCTCGAGATCAAGCCCGACGACAACGTGCTCCGCGCGATGCTCGGCCGGAGCTACGCGAGCTTCGGGTACGGGTTCATCGAGGACGACTACGAGGTCGCGCAGCTCAGCGACGACGCGACGGAAGAGCAGATCGAGCACCTCCGCGAGCGCGCGTCGCAGGCGTACCTGCGCGGTCGCGAGGTCGCGATCGGCGGGCTCGACATGGCGCGCCCCGAGGGCGGCGGTCTGCTCGCAGTGCAGAGCCAGGGCCTCGAGGCGTTCACCGCGCACGTCAACCGCTTCGACAGCCGCGAGAACCACGCGCCGCTGCTCTTCTGGGCCGCGTACAACTGGGTGCGCTGGATCAGCCTGCACCGCGACGACATGGGCGCGATCGCGGATCTCGCGTACGTGACGGCGCTCGCCGAGCGCGCGTACGAGCTCGACCAGACGTACATGGACTACGGCCCGATCGCGCTGCGCGCCGGCCTCATGGCGGCGGCGCCCCCGCAGCTCGGTGGTCGCCCGCAGGACGCGCGCGTCGAGCTCGAGCGCGCGATCGAGCTCACCGAGCGCAAGAACCTGCTCTACCTCGTGACGATGGCGCAGCTCGTCGCGATCCCGCTCCAGGATCGCGCGCTCTTCGAGTCGATGTTGAACGAAGTGGTCGCGTTCGACGTCGACTCGTTCCCCGACCAGCGAATCCCGAACCTGCTCGCGCAGCGCCGCGCCCGTCGTCTGCTCGCGCAGATCGACGACCTCGTGCCCCCGCCGATCGAAGATGAGGGCGAAGCGGAGGGCGAGGCTTCGGAGCCGAGCGCGTCCGTCGACGGCGCTGCGTCTCCTTCTTCCACCTGA
- a CDS encoding LysR family transcriptional regulator, translating into MDIRRLHAFVVLAEELHFGRAARRLHVSQPPLSIAIRKLEDELEVRLFERDSRNVALTEAGKALLGRARHLVAESARATDEARRVARGEAGVLSVAYTPTATYEILPRVIAAFRRAHPDIALELREMRSPDQVAAIDEGRVELGIACLPLEGDLETRVLATESLVAALPSRHRLAKKTRVDVSELKGEPFVIVRPDVEPAWAGAVARALAKHGVGGDVVQETDTKIAMLGLVAAGVGVSVVSSSMRVLERRGVVMRPVAGVGVRLRIGVVSRPDRSARAQAFLDAC; encoded by the coding sequence ATGGATATCCGTCGCCTCCATGCGTTCGTGGTGCTCGCCGAGGAGCTCCACTTCGGTCGCGCCGCGCGTCGCCTGCACGTCTCGCAGCCGCCGCTCAGCATCGCGATCCGCAAGCTCGAGGACGAGCTCGAGGTGCGGCTCTTCGAGCGCGACTCGCGGAACGTCGCGCTCACCGAGGCGGGTAAGGCGCTGCTCGGCCGTGCGCGGCACCTCGTCGCCGAGAGCGCACGCGCGACCGACGAAGCGAGGCGCGTCGCGCGCGGCGAAGCGGGCGTGCTCTCGGTCGCGTACACCCCGACCGCGACCTACGAGATCCTGCCGCGCGTCATCGCTGCGTTCCGGCGCGCGCATCCCGACATCGCGCTCGAGCTGCGTGAGATGCGCAGCCCCGATCAGGTCGCGGCGATCGACGAAGGGCGCGTCGAGCTCGGGATCGCGTGCCTGCCGCTCGAAGGTGATCTCGAGACGCGCGTGCTCGCGACCGAGTCGCTCGTCGCGGCGCTCCCGTCGCGGCATCGCCTCGCGAAGAAGACGCGCGTCGACGTGAGCGAGCTGAAGGGCGAGCCGTTCGTGATCGTGCGCCCCGACGTCGAGCCCGCGTGGGCCGGCGCGGTGGCGCGCGCGCTCGCGAAGCACGGCGTCGGCGGCGACGTCGTGCAGGAGACCGACACGAAGATCGCGATGCTCGGGCTCGTCGCCGCGGGCGTCGGCGTGTCGGTGGTGTCGAGCAGCATGCGTGTGCTCGAGCGACGCGGCGTGGTGATGCGGCCGGTCGCGGGCGTCGGCGTGCGGCTGCGGATCGGCGTGGTGTCGCGCCCTGATCGATCGGCGCGGGCGCAGGCGTTCCTCGACGCGTGCTGA
- the mgtE gene encoding magnesium transporter — MSESTTALDLLDAWALLTPEERAEGFRAMSRDEQDDFFLSLQTDDQAELFRAVRPGERRLWARLLAPDDVADLAQYLEGDPLRDELLSLLDEATRNEVSALLAYEEDEAGGLMSPRFARLRPDSTIDQALFYLRRQARSKEHALETLHYAYVLDGEQRLLGVLSFRDVFAARENATIESVMTRDVVTVHESMDQEEVARIIAEHDLSAVPVVDDEGRMKGIITVDDIVDVVQQEATEDIQKIGGQEALEQRYMQTSLPALVKKRAGWLALLFLGETLTTTAMGAYEEEIASAVVLALFVPLIISSGGNSGSQASTLIIRAMALGEVGMRDWWRIAHRELLAGIALGGILAVIGVARVALGEALFGTYGEHWLRIGMTVGISLLGVVVCGTIAGSMLPFVIRLLRADPASASAPFVATLVDLAGLVVYFNVAQWLLRGTLL, encoded by the coding sequence ATGTCCGAGAGCACGACCGCGCTGGACCTGCTCGACGCATGGGCCTTGTTGACGCCGGAGGAGCGCGCCGAGGGCTTCCGCGCGATGTCGCGCGACGAGCAGGACGACTTCTTCCTCTCGCTGCAGACCGACGATCAGGCGGAGCTCTTCCGCGCGGTGCGGCCCGGCGAGCGGCGCTTGTGGGCGCGCTTGCTCGCGCCCGACGACGTCGCCGATCTCGCGCAGTACCTCGAGGGCGATCCGCTGCGCGACGAGCTGCTCTCGCTGCTCGACGAGGCGACGCGCAACGAGGTGAGCGCGCTGCTCGCGTACGAAGAGGACGAGGCCGGTGGTCTCATGAGCCCGCGCTTCGCGCGGCTGCGCCCCGACTCGACGATCGATCAGGCGCTCTTCTACCTGCGCAGGCAGGCGCGCTCGAAGGAGCACGCGCTCGAGACGCTGCACTACGCGTACGTGCTCGACGGAGAGCAGCGGCTGCTCGGTGTGCTCTCCTTCCGCGACGTGTTCGCGGCGCGCGAGAACGCGACGATCGAGTCGGTGATGACGCGCGACGTCGTGACGGTGCACGAGTCGATGGATCAGGAAGAGGTCGCGCGGATCATCGCGGAGCACGATCTGAGCGCGGTGCCGGTCGTCGACGACGAAGGCCGGATGAAGGGCATCATCACGGTCGACGACATCGTCGACGTCGTGCAGCAGGAGGCGACCGAGGACATCCAGAAGATCGGTGGCCAGGAAGCGCTCGAGCAGCGCTACATGCAGACGAGCCTGCCCGCGCTGGTGAAGAAGCGCGCGGGATGGCTCGCGCTGCTCTTCCTGGGCGAGACGCTCACGACGACCGCGATGGGCGCGTACGAGGAGGAGATCGCGAGCGCGGTCGTGCTCGCGCTCTTCGTGCCGCTGATCATCTCGAGCGGCGGCAATTCGGGATCGCAGGCGAGCACGCTGATCATCCGCGCGATGGCGCTCGGCGAGGTCGGCATGCGCGACTGGTGGCGCATCGCGCATCGCGAGCTGCTCGCGGGGATCGCGCTCGGCGGGATCCTCGCGGTGATCGGCGTCGCGCGCGTGGCGCTCGGAGAGGCGCTCTTCGGGACGTACGGCGAGCACTGGCTGCGCATCGGGATGACGGTCGGGATCAGCCTGCTCGGCGTCGTCGTGTGCGGGACCATCGCGGGCTCGATGTTGCCCTTCGTGATCCGTCTGCTGCGCGCCGATCCCGCGAGCGCTTCGGCGCCGTTCGTCGCGACGCTCGTCGACCTCGCGGGGCTCGTCGTCTACTTCAACGTCGCGCAGTGGCTGCTGCGTGGGACGCTGCTCTGA
- a CDS encoding GlxA family transcriptional regulator, with product MQIAVLALEGAFDVGLASLLDTLSIASDLSRARGADGPRFDARIVGVRRRVTTHQGLRVPVSSPPRSAPDVVVVPGLGCTVPDALRERLERRDVADAAALIRRWSEQGTRVSAACTGTFVLARSGLLDGQRATTTWWMAPLFRELFPRVELDESQMVVDSRGRVTAGAAFAHVDLALWWIRRKSPTLAAQAARHLVVDARPSQAPFVIPDQLTHEDPLVERFEGWARRRLADRFSLAAAARAAGTSERTLSRRVRTVLGRTPLGYVQDLRIERAVHLLKTTSQDVEAIARAVGYGDGVTLRTLLRRKLGRGVRELRAR from the coding sequence ATGCAGATCGCCGTCCTCGCGCTGGAGGGAGCCTTCGACGTCGGGCTCGCGTCGCTCCTCGACACGCTGAGCATCGCGTCCGATCTGTCGCGCGCGCGCGGCGCGGACGGGCCGCGCTTCGACGCGCGCATCGTCGGGGTGCGCCGTCGCGTGACGACGCATCAGGGCCTGCGCGTCCCGGTGTCGTCGCCGCCGCGCTCGGCGCCCGACGTGGTGGTCGTGCCCGGGCTCGGATGCACCGTGCCCGATGCGCTGCGCGAGCGGCTCGAGCGTCGCGACGTCGCGGATGCGGCCGCGCTGATCCGGCGGTGGAGCGAGCAGGGGACGCGCGTGTCCGCGGCGTGCACCGGCACGTTCGTGCTCGCGCGCAGCGGGCTGCTCGACGGGCAGCGCGCGACCACGACGTGGTGGATGGCGCCGCTCTTCCGCGAGCTCTTTCCGCGCGTGGAGCTCGACGAGTCGCAGATGGTCGTCGACTCGCGCGGGCGCGTGACCGCGGGCGCCGCGTTCGCGCACGTCGACCTCGCGCTGTGGTGGATCCGCAGGAAGAGCCCGACGCTCGCCGCGCAGGCCGCGCGTCATCTGGTGGTCGACGCGCGGCCCTCGCAGGCGCCCTTCGTGATCCCCGATCAGCTCACGCACGAAGATCCGCTGGTCGAGCGCTTCGAAGGGTGGGCGCGACGTCGCCTCGCGGATCGCTTCTCGCTCGCCGCGGCGGCGCGCGCGGCGGGGACGAGCGAGCGCACGCTCTCGCGGCGGGTTCGCACGGTGCTGGGCCGGACGCCGCTCGGCTACGTGCAGGACCTGCGCATCGAGCGCGCGGTGCACCTGCTCAAGACGACCTCGCAGGACGTCGAGGCGATCGCGCGCGCCGTCGGGTACGGCGACGGAGTGACGCTGCGGACGCTGCTACGACGAAAGCTCGGCCGCGGGGTGCGCGAGCTGCGCGCGCGCTGA
- a CDS encoding putative quinol monooxygenase — MVKLGLWVRLEAAAGKAEELEAFVKGALPLAQQEPGTVAWFAVKLGPTTFAIFDVFADERGREAHLAGRIAEALMAQAPRLLAAPPVIEKHDVLAAKLG; from the coding sequence ATGGTGAAGCTCGGTCTGTGGGTGCGTCTCGAGGCGGCGGCGGGGAAGGCGGAGGAGCTCGAGGCGTTCGTGAAGGGCGCGCTCCCGCTCGCGCAGCAGGAGCCGGGCACGGTGGCGTGGTTCGCGGTGAAGCTCGGCCCGACGACGTTCGCGATCTTCGACGTGTTCGCGGACGAGCGCGGCCGCGAGGCCCACCTCGCGGGGCGGATCGCGGAGGCGCTGATGGCGCAGGCACCGCGCCTCCTCGCCGCGCCCCCGGTGATCGAGAAGCACGACGTGCTGGCCGCGAAGCTCGGCTGA
- a CDS encoding homocysteine S-methyltransferase family protein has translation MSFLLLDGPVGTELARRGVATPAPMWSASAIDAAPDVLAAVHHDYAQAGATVHTAATFRTTPRASGAAWERLARRAVDIARASIDPAHRVAGSIAPLEDCYRPDRSPSDPRPEHRMLARALASAGVDLLLCETFPHVAEALVAVEEAVATGVPTWLALTAGPDADLLTPAQIAEGAREAVRRGARAVLVDCVPADRTLPYVEAIARLDLGVPLGAYANAGREADGIGWRSNDPERGAQRYLAHARRWIEAGATIVGGCCGTSVAHVAALRAERDR, from the coding sequence GTGTCGTTCCTCCTGCTCGACGGTCCGGTCGGGACCGAGCTCGCGCGCCGGGGCGTCGCGACGCCTGCGCCGATGTGGAGCGCGAGCGCGATCGACGCCGCGCCCGACGTGCTCGCCGCGGTGCATCACGATTACGCGCAGGCGGGCGCGACGGTCCACACCGCCGCGACGTTCCGGACCACGCCTCGCGCCTCGGGCGCGGCGTGGGAGCGCCTCGCGCGTCGCGCCGTCGACATCGCGCGCGCATCGATCGATCCCGCGCATCGCGTCGCGGGATCGATCGCGCCGCTCGAGGACTGCTATCGCCCCGATCGCAGCCCCTCCGATCCGCGCCCCGAGCACCGCATGCTCGCGCGTGCGCTCGCGAGCGCCGGCGTCGATCTCCTGCTCTGCGAGACGTTCCCGCACGTCGCCGAGGCGCTGGTCGCCGTCGAAGAGGCGGTCGCGACGGGCGTGCCCACCTGGCTCGCGCTCACTGCCGGGCCCGACGCGGATCTGCTCACGCCCGCGCAGATCGCGGAGGGCGCTCGCGAGGCGGTGCGTCGCGGCGCGCGCGCGGTGCTCGTCGACTGCGTGCCCGCCGATCGCACGCTCCCGTACGTCGAAGCGATCGCGCGGCTCGATCTCGGCGTCCCGCTCGGCGCCTACGCGAACGCGGGACGCGAGGCGGACGGAATTGGTTGGAGGTCCAACGATCCCGAGCGCGGCGCGCAGCGCTACCTCGCGCACGCGCGACGCTGGATCGAGGCGGGCGCGACGATCGTCGGCGGGTGCTGCGGCACGAGCGTCGCGCACGTCGCGGCGCTCAGGGCGGAGCGCGATCGATGA
- the dctP gene encoding TRAP transporter substrate-binding protein DctP: MKIHQKLALILLAAFALFAIDASPMSAQEAEAAATTRTISLATLAPPGSTWMRVFDAWNRELRRRSERGLQFRIYGGGVQGDEAEVIRKIRSGRLDAASVTAVGLAQIHRPALVFQMPGILRNYEQLDRAREALAPDMDAGFTSAGFKMLGWADVGQSRVFSTAPVRVPADMATRHPWVWRDDLVLPTFYQVVRSNPVPLQVPEVLGAIQTGRVDTAITPPVPCVALQWCSRLTHMTDMPMTIVLGGTVIGGRQWAELTPDQQTILSETATQFHQLARRNLRRDEQQALTEIRSRGATVIEVTQAQQQEWLNAGAQIRTRLVGQIADQALVDRVAAFGR, translated from the coding sequence ATGAAGATCCATCAGAAGCTCGCGCTCATCCTGCTCGCGGCGTTCGCGCTCTTCGCGATCGACGCGAGCCCGATGAGCGCGCAAGAGGCCGAGGCCGCGGCGACGACGCGCACGATCTCGCTCGCCACGCTCGCGCCCCCGGGCTCGACCTGGATGCGCGTGTTCGACGCGTGGAACCGCGAGCTGCGGCGCCGCAGCGAGCGCGGCCTGCAGTTCCGCATCTACGGCGGCGGCGTGCAGGGCGACGAGGCCGAGGTCATCCGCAAGATCCGCTCGGGCCGCCTCGACGCGGCGTCGGTGACCGCGGTCGGTCTCGCGCAGATCCATCGTCCGGCGCTCGTGTTCCAGATGCCCGGCATCCTGCGCAACTACGAGCAGCTCGACCGCGCCCGCGAGGCGCTCGCGCCCGACATGGACGCGGGCTTCACCAGCGCGGGCTTCAAGATGCTGGGCTGGGCCGACGTCGGTCAGTCGCGCGTCTTCTCGACGGCGCCGGTGCGCGTGCCCGCGGACATGGCGACGCGTCATCCGTGGGTCTGGCGTGACGACCTCGTGCTCCCGACCTTCTACCAGGTCGTGCGCAGCAACCCGGTGCCGCTCCAGGTGCCGGAGGTGCTCGGTGCGATCCAGACGGGCCGCGTCGACACCGCGATCACGCCGCCGGTCCCGTGCGTCGCGCTGCAGTGGTGCTCGCGCCTCACGCACATGACCGACATGCCGATGACGATCGTCCTCGGCGGCACGGTCATCGGTGGACGCCAGTGGGCGGAGCTCACGCCGGATCAGCAGACGATCCTCAGCGAGACCGCGACGCAGTTCCACCAGCTCGCGCGCCGCAACCTGCGCCGCGACGAGCAGCAGGCGCTCACCGAGATCCGCTCGCGCGGCGCGACGGTCATCGAGGTGACGCAGGCGCAGCAGCAGGAGTGGCTCAACGCGGGCGCGCAGATCCGCACCCGCCTCGTGGGCCAGATCGCCGACCAGGCGCTCGTGGATCGCGTGGCCGCTTTCGGTCGCTGA
- a CDS encoding ester cyclase, which produces MTKTDVIRRYYDELFNAGRTELVHELLAEDYVNHSTGSPDQPRDREGVAQVVRALRVAFPDLRYTIDDLVASDDAVVARTTMTGTHRGDFFGIAATGRAIRVSQITIERFRGERIVAHWRLTDELALMRQLGVIA; this is translated from the coding sequence ATGACCAAGACCGACGTCATCCGCCGCTACTACGACGAGCTCTTCAACGCGGGGCGCACCGAGCTGGTGCACGAGCTGCTCGCCGAGGACTACGTGAACCACTCGACCGGCTCACCCGATCAGCCGCGTGATCGCGAGGGGGTCGCGCAGGTCGTGCGCGCGCTGCGCGTCGCGTTCCCGGATCTGCGCTACACGATCGACGATCTCGTCGCGTCGGACGACGCCGTCGTGGCGCGCACCACGATGACCGGGACACATCGCGGCGACTTCTTCGGCATCGCGGCCACCGGACGCGCGATCCGCGTCTCGCAGATCACGATCGAGCGCTTCCGCGGCGAGCGCATCGTCGCGCACTGGCGCCTGACCGACGAGCTCGCGCTGATGCGTCAGCTCGGTGTGATCGCCTGA
- a CDS encoding tRNA-uridine aminocarboxypropyltransferase — MTERPMRSRRIPRCTTCGLPDALCFCAELPPPLEVATRVVLVVHRKEVLKPTNTGRLAVRLLEGASLVVRGDRDAERAPLALEGRRRVLFPAPEARVLDASDRGCTLIVPDGSWAQARKVLRRDPLAEGAEPVVLPPSDASRYGLRRNPREGGLCTIEAIARALGVVESPQIEARLLEVLDTFVARHRDVRRPPAPRR; from the coding sequence ATGACCGAGCGCCCGATGCGCAGCCGCCGCATCCCGCGGTGCACGACGTGCGGCCTGCCCGACGCGCTCTGCTTCTGCGCGGAGCTCCCGCCGCCGCTCGAGGTCGCCACGCGCGTCGTCCTCGTCGTGCACCGCAAGGAGGTCCTCAAGCCGACCAACACCGGTCGTCTCGCGGTGCGTCTCCTCGAGGGCGCGTCGCTCGTCGTGCGCGGTGATCGCGACGCCGAGCGCGCGCCGCTCGCGCTCGAAGGACGTCGCCGCGTCCTCTTCCCCGCGCCCGAGGCGCGCGTGCTCGACGCGTCGGATCGCGGCTGCACGCTGATCGTGCCGGACGGCAGCTGGGCCCAGGCGCGCAAGGTCCTGCGTCGTGATCCGCTCGCCGAGGGCGCGGAGCCCGTCGTGCTCCCGCCGAGCGACGCGAGCCGCTACGGCCTGCGCCGCAATCCGCGCGAAGGAGGTCTCTGCACGATCGAGGCGATCGCCCGCGCACTCGGCGTCGTCGAGTCACCGCAGATCGAGGCGCGCCTGCTCGAGGTGCTCGACACCTTCGTCGCGCGTCACCGCGACGTGCGTCGTCCGCCCGCGCCCCGTCGCTAG